The Streptomyces sp. NL15-2K genome contains a region encoding:
- a CDS encoding amino acid adenylation domain-containing protein: protein MSATPQVQRLDELLAAAAVDHPDRPAVVDGDRTIRYARLDRLVDGLADGLVKAGVRPGDRVGVYVTKSLDALAVLYAALRVGAVAAPMEVTDPPERTARIVRNAGLDMLVTSTRVGTDAATALLGPQRPRVVRLGPTLQVLAFNDAGPPRDTGGGYLLFTSGSTGTPKGVLLSHRNVLHFVEWAVGEFGAGPTDRIGSQSALTFDLSTFDIFGSAMAGACLCLMPEPYKSFPRDAVRWLAEERISLFYAVPTLWMALLDRGGIAEQPPPDLRVIAFAGEPFPQAGLQRYTEVFADRAFYNLYGPTETNVCTFEKLPRDWSAAAGLSIGRPISDTRVELVDDEGRAGSEGEIAVAGPSVFLGYLQDGELHEQTVPVVSGDGTTVAAYLTGDLARYGSDGKLYLRGRRDHQIKRRGHRIELPEIESVVREIPGVRSCAAVWRPDVSVHGEIWLFVVTDGVPSDQVRRAVGSVLQASALPDRIELVDALPENGRGKIDREALASRLTGQGVTP, encoded by the coding sequence ATGAGCGCGACGCCACAGGTGCAGCGTCTCGACGAACTGCTGGCCGCAGCGGCCGTCGACCATCCCGACCGGCCCGCGGTCGTGGACGGCGACCGCACCATCCGATACGCCCGTCTGGACCGGCTGGTCGACGGCCTCGCCGATGGGCTCGTGAAGGCCGGCGTGCGGCCGGGCGATCGCGTGGGCGTGTACGTGACCAAGTCACTCGACGCACTCGCCGTTCTCTACGCGGCACTTCGGGTGGGCGCCGTCGCCGCACCGATGGAGGTGACCGACCCGCCCGAGCGAACGGCGCGCATCGTACGCAACGCCGGGCTCGACATGCTGGTCACGTCCACACGGGTGGGCACCGACGCGGCTACCGCACTGCTCGGCCCGCAACGGCCACGGGTCGTGCGGCTCGGGCCCACGCTGCAGGTGCTGGCCTTCAACGACGCCGGGCCACCGCGTGACACCGGAGGCGGGTACCTGCTGTTCACCTCCGGCAGCACCGGCACCCCCAAGGGAGTGCTGCTGTCGCACCGGAACGTGCTGCACTTCGTGGAATGGGCGGTTGGCGAGTTCGGTGCCGGGCCCACCGACCGCATCGGCTCGCAGTCCGCCCTCACCTTCGACCTGAGCACCTTCGACATCTTCGGCAGCGCGATGGCCGGCGCCTGCCTGTGCCTGATGCCCGAGCCCTACAAGTCGTTCCCTCGCGATGCCGTCCGGTGGCTGGCCGAGGAACGGATCTCACTGTTCTACGCGGTTCCGACGTTGTGGATGGCCCTGCTCGACCGGGGAGGCATCGCCGAACAACCACCGCCCGATCTACGCGTCATCGCCTTCGCCGGTGAGCCGTTTCCGCAAGCCGGCCTGCAGCGCTACACCGAGGTGTTCGCCGACCGCGCCTTCTACAACCTCTACGGCCCGACGGAAACCAACGTGTGCACCTTCGAGAAGCTGCCGAGGGACTGGTCGGCCGCCGCCGGTCTGTCCATCGGCCGCCCGATCAGCGACACGCGCGTCGAGCTCGTGGACGACGAGGGAAGGGCCGGATCCGAAGGTGAGATCGCGGTTGCCGGGCCCTCGGTCTTCCTCGGTTATCTGCAGGACGGCGAGCTGCACGAGCAGACCGTGCCGGTCGTCTCCGGTGACGGCACCACGGTTGCGGCCTACCTCACCGGCGACCTGGCCAGGTACGGGAGTGACGGCAAGCTCTACCTGCGGGGCCGCCGCGACCATCAGATCAAGCGCCGAGGCCACCGGATCGAGCTGCCTGAGATCGAAAGCGTCGTACGCGAGATTCCCGGTGTGCGTTCCTGTGCCGCCGTCTGGCGGCCCGACGTCTCCGTCCACGGCGAGATCTGGCTGTTCGTCGTGACGGACGGAGTGCCGTCGGACCAGGTTCGCCGTGCGGTGGGCTCGGTACTCCAGGCGAGCGCGCTACCCGACCGCATCGAGCTCGTGGACGCGCTCCCGGAGAACGGACGAGGAAAGATCGACCGCGAGGCCCTGGCCTCGCGGCTGACCGGCCAAGGAGTCACGCCATGA
- a CDS encoding AMP-binding protein — protein sequence MTADMVAWPAEDAAAYRAAGYWRGETYPQFLDRLTKTFGDRTAVVDDRLRLTYAELAERAERVARGMRDLGIGAGDRVLVQLPNRVEFLVLWFGLMKLGAVPVHAQPGHRHSEMIHLARLSGATAYVIPDVHARFDYRQLAQTVRAAGEALEHVIVVGDPGESGFTAFDDLASASSGTPVSSPADAGDLALLLLSGGTTGLPKLIPRTHDDYLYNARAAAEVCALDENAVYMATLPVAFNYTMNCPGVLGALSVGGTVVMAATPDPGYCFELIEREGVTITAINPQLAPVWLDEAGVTEADLSGLRVLQIGSARLSDDVARKMIAGFGCTIQQVFGMAEGLLCLTRLDDPAEIISTTQGRPISEADELRVVDGHDVDVPEGEVGELLTNGPYTLRGYYRGPEHAGNFLDGFYRTGDLVRRLGSGHVIVVGRSKDQINRGGMKIAAPEVEGHLQAHPGIRSAALLPAPDPVLGERSVAFIVPNGTDVPSRKDLVAYLADRGLAAYKAPDEVRTLSEMPLTPVGKMDKKVLAGLLDGSAE from the coding sequence ATGACGGCCGACATGGTCGCCTGGCCGGCCGAGGATGCCGCCGCGTACCGCGCGGCGGGCTACTGGCGGGGCGAGACGTACCCCCAGTTCCTCGACCGGCTCACGAAGACGTTCGGCGACCGGACCGCCGTGGTCGACGATCGACTGCGGCTCACGTACGCCGAACTCGCCGAGCGCGCCGAACGGGTGGCACGCGGTATGCGCGACCTGGGGATCGGGGCCGGGGACCGGGTGCTGGTCCAGCTGCCCAACCGCGTGGAGTTCCTGGTGTTGTGGTTCGGACTGATGAAGCTCGGCGCGGTGCCGGTGCACGCTCAGCCGGGCCACCGGCACAGCGAGATGATCCACCTCGCCCGGCTCTCCGGGGCCACCGCATACGTCATCCCCGATGTGCACGCGCGGTTCGACTACCGCCAACTGGCCCAGACGGTCCGGGCGGCCGGCGAGGCGCTGGAACACGTCATCGTCGTCGGCGACCCTGGCGAGAGCGGCTTCACCGCCTTCGACGATCTGGCCTCGGCGTCGTCCGGCACACCGGTCTCCAGCCCCGCCGACGCGGGCGACCTGGCGCTGCTGCTGCTCTCCGGTGGCACGACCGGACTGCCCAAGCTGATTCCACGGACCCACGACGATTACCTGTACAACGCCAGGGCCGCCGCCGAGGTATGCGCCCTCGACGAGAACGCCGTGTACATGGCGACCCTGCCGGTGGCGTTCAACTACACCATGAACTGCCCCGGGGTGCTCGGCGCGCTCAGTGTCGGCGGAACCGTCGTGATGGCGGCCACCCCCGACCCCGGCTACTGCTTCGAGCTGATCGAGCGAGAAGGCGTGACGATCACGGCGATCAACCCGCAGCTCGCTCCCGTCTGGCTGGACGAGGCCGGTGTCACGGAGGCCGACCTCTCCGGCCTGCGGGTGTTGCAGATCGGCAGCGCTCGGCTCTCCGACGACGTGGCCAGGAAGATGATCGCCGGTTTCGGCTGCACCATCCAGCAGGTGTTCGGCATGGCTGAGGGCCTGCTGTGTCTGACCCGGCTGGACGACCCGGCCGAGATCATCAGTACGACGCAGGGCAGGCCCATCTCCGAGGCCGACGAGCTCCGTGTCGTGGACGGCCACGACGTCGACGTACCGGAGGGAGAGGTAGGGGAGCTGCTCACCAACGGGCCGTACACACTGCGGGGGTACTACCGCGGGCCCGAGCACGCCGGGAACTTCCTCGACGGCTTCTACCGCACCGGCGATCTGGTGCGCCGCCTCGGCTCCGGCCACGTCATCGTGGTGGGCCGCAGCAAGGACCAGATCAACCGGGGCGGGATGAAGATCGCCGCCCCCGAGGTCGAAGGGCACCTGCAGGCCCATCCAGGCATCCGGTCCGCTGCTCTGCTGCCCGCGCCCGACCCGGTTCTCGGTGAGCGGTCGGTGGCCTTCATCGTGCCGAACGGCACCGACGTGCCGAGCCGGAAGGACCTCGTCGCCTATCTCGCCGACCGCGGACTGGCCGCGTACAAAGCCCCCGACGAGGTGCGGACGCTCAGCGAGATGCCGCTGACGCCGGTGGGGAAGATGGACAAGAAGGTGCTCGCGGGACTGCTCGACGGATCAGCCGAATGA
- a CDS encoding cytochrome P450: MTTTATLPAPVRRTLDSLRDLGEFSKDPYTAMDRLYQRHGPVCRLGAGPIRFALLLGPEANRFILDNTDKFSWQRAFAGLVPLAGPGALLVNDGEQHRRLRRLVQPAFTVRKVSGHIGTVQRHIDRVAGAWQVGDVVEVYGDFRAALRDATVESLFGARALERAEGLRAHLQTIHEAIDTSSLVRRVQSLGLPSWKRAVAARESVRQWVVQEIARRRAEETQAGQPDVLATLLAGREDDVPALSDDEICDQLISLLEAGAETTSATFAWALHCALADRAVWDAITAEIAEVVPGEEPITAEALNRMTYLDRVVSETLRLHPATVVASRMVATELSFAGERFPVGSKLVFSPYHTHRLDDLWPDAVRFDPRRWDPAEAGYRKPETHEFLPFGGGPHRCVGSAFATVVVKAALAQVARHAELWLVSKDPEPAGLIGMRPKHGLTVLVRETQRTREVQP, encoded by the coding sequence TTGACCACCACCGCCACGCTTCCGGCGCCCGTGCGACGGACGCTCGACTCGCTGAGGGATCTCGGCGAGTTCTCCAAGGACCCGTACACGGCCATGGACCGGCTCTACCAACGACATGGGCCGGTGTGCCGACTCGGGGCCGGGCCCATCCGGTTCGCTTTGCTGCTCGGACCGGAGGCAAATCGCTTCATCCTTGACAACACCGACAAGTTCAGCTGGCAGCGAGCCTTCGCCGGCCTCGTACCACTGGCCGGGCCGGGCGCCCTGCTCGTCAACGACGGGGAGCAGCACCGGCGGCTGCGGCGGCTCGTGCAGCCCGCCTTCACCGTACGGAAGGTCTCGGGCCACATCGGGACGGTGCAGCGGCACATCGACCGGGTGGCCGGCGCGTGGCAGGTGGGCGACGTCGTCGAGGTGTACGGCGACTTCCGGGCCGCACTGCGTGACGCCACCGTCGAAAGCCTCTTCGGTGCGAGGGCCCTTGAGCGCGCCGAGGGGCTGCGTGCGCACCTGCAGACGATTCATGAGGCCATCGACACCAGCTCCCTCGTCCGCCGGGTGCAGAGTCTGGGCCTGCCGTCCTGGAAACGTGCCGTCGCGGCCCGCGAATCAGTCCGGCAGTGGGTGGTCCAGGAGATCGCGCGGCGCAGGGCCGAGGAGACACAGGCGGGGCAGCCGGACGTGCTGGCGACGCTGCTGGCCGGCCGGGAGGACGACGTTCCCGCGCTCAGCGACGACGAGATCTGCGACCAGTTGATCAGCCTTCTGGAAGCGGGCGCCGAGACCACCTCGGCGACCTTCGCCTGGGCGCTGCACTGCGCGCTGGCCGATCGCGCTGTGTGGGACGCGATCACCGCGGAGATCGCCGAGGTGGTGCCCGGCGAAGAGCCCATCACGGCCGAGGCGTTGAACCGGATGACCTATCTCGACCGGGTGGTGTCGGAGACGCTGCGGCTGCATCCGGCGACGGTGGTCGCCTCCCGGATGGTCGCCACCGAGCTGTCCTTCGCCGGCGAACGCTTTCCCGTGGGCTCCAAGCTGGTCTTCAGCCCGTACCACACCCACCGGCTCGACGATCTGTGGCCGGACGCGGTGCGCTTCGACCCGCGGCGGTGGGACCCCGCCGAGGCCGGATACCGCAAGCCCGAGACCCACGAGTTCCTGCCCTTCGGAGGCGGCCCGCACCGGTGCGTCGGCTCAGCGTTCGCCACCGTGGTGGTGAAGGCGGCGCTCGCCCAGGTGGCCAGGCACGCCGAGCTGTGGCTGGTGTCCAAGGACCCGGAGCCGGCAGGTCTCATCGGCATGCGCCCGAAGCACGGGCTGACGGTGCTGGTGCGTGAAACACAACGGACAAGGGAGGTTCAGCCATGA
- a CDS encoding alpha/beta fold hydrolase codes for MTSSPSRWLRCYRPRPPAAAKLICFPHAGGAASAYRAWQDRTGQAVELHAVQYPGREDRLGEPFIDRMDTLVEEIVAALATVALGRFAFFGHSMGGAVAHEVALRLRALGLAEPEHLFISGRQPPRHHRGGILHTRDDRAVVDELVRLKPTNAELMAEPDLAAIVLPVVRNDYRLIETYRPTTAAPLRCPITALVGEDDTELTVAQAADWAECTEGRMRLHTFPGDHFYLVEQRDSVIDIVLDELRPGPRPSTYVPQLDDGGAHR; via the coding sequence ATGACCTCGTCCCCCAGTAGGTGGCTGCGCTGTTACCGGCCACGGCCGCCCGCGGCGGCCAAGTTGATCTGCTTCCCTCATGCCGGCGGGGCTGCGAGCGCCTACCGGGCCTGGCAGGACCGCACGGGTCAGGCCGTCGAACTGCACGCCGTGCAGTATCCGGGCAGGGAGGACCGGCTGGGTGAGCCGTTCATCGACCGGATGGACACGCTGGTCGAGGAGATCGTCGCCGCGCTCGCCACTGTGGCACTCGGCCGGTTCGCCTTCTTCGGGCACAGCATGGGTGGTGCCGTGGCGCATGAGGTCGCCCTGCGTCTGCGGGCGCTCGGGCTGGCGGAGCCGGAGCATCTGTTCATCTCCGGGCGCCAGCCGCCCCGGCATCACCGGGGCGGGATCCTGCACACCCGGGACGACCGGGCGGTGGTCGACGAGCTGGTCCGGCTCAAGCCGACCAACGCCGAACTGATGGCGGAGCCCGACCTCGCCGCGATCGTGCTGCCGGTGGTGCGCAACGACTATCGCCTGATCGAGACCTACCGGCCGACCACGGCCGCGCCGTTGCGGTGCCCGATCACGGCTCTGGTGGGCGAGGACGACACCGAGCTGACCGTGGCGCAGGCGGCGGACTGGGCCGAGTGCACCGAGGGTCGGATGCGCCTGCACACCTTCCCCGGCGATCACTTTTACCTGGTCGAGCAGCGCGACTCGGTGATCGACATCGTCCTCGACGAGCTACGGCCCGGGCCGCGCCCATCGACGTATGTCCCTCAGCTCGATGACGGAGGAGCACACCGTTGA
- a CDS encoding Gfo/Idh/MocA family oxidoreductase: MSTPGKPRVVVCGTSFGRVYLRAVHADPAVELAGVLSKGSTASQQYAAAYDVPCYQDPGELPDDIDIACVAVRAGVAGGSGAELSQRLMARGIHVLQEHLLHPDELAACLSTAQQHGVRYRLNAFYPHVDAIRRFLAAAEILRRRQRPLFVDAVAGVQVLYPLVDVIGRAVGSLRPWRFAEASAPPPALAALAHNPGPYTHLHGVIGATPVSLRVQNQIHPADADNHALLLHRLSLAFEAGVLTLADTHGPVLWSPRMHSERDDTGRLIMEGPGTERLEVPGTEPLGEGTGPTFRHVFDTVWPDAVRTALGELRADIADKGRSTAAGQWALTVTGIWHDLTARLGQPELIHPPTPEPMDLPKLFTAETAQEGHHT; the protein is encoded by the coding sequence GTGAGTACCCCAGGAAAGCCACGCGTAGTGGTCTGTGGCACCTCGTTCGGCCGTGTCTACCTGCGTGCGGTGCACGCCGACCCGGCCGTGGAACTGGCCGGTGTGCTGTCGAAGGGCAGCACGGCGTCGCAGCAGTACGCGGCGGCATACGACGTGCCGTGCTACCAGGACCCCGGCGAGTTGCCCGATGACATCGACATCGCCTGTGTCGCCGTACGGGCGGGAGTGGCAGGCGGATCGGGCGCCGAACTCTCCCAGCGGCTGATGGCCAGGGGAATCCACGTCCTTCAGGAACACCTGCTGCACCCCGACGAGCTGGCCGCGTGCCTGAGCACCGCACAGCAGCACGGCGTCCGGTACCGGCTGAACGCCTTCTATCCGCACGTCGACGCCATCCGGCGGTTCCTTGCCGCTGCCGAGATCCTGCGCCGCCGGCAACGTCCCCTGTTCGTCGACGCCGTTGCCGGCGTCCAGGTCCTCTACCCGCTGGTCGACGTGATCGGACGCGCGGTCGGCAGCCTGCGGCCGTGGCGTTTCGCCGAAGCGTCGGCCCCGCCGCCGGCACTGGCGGCTCTCGCACACAACCCGGGCCCGTACACCCACCTGCACGGGGTCATCGGTGCGACGCCGGTGTCCCTGCGCGTACAGAACCAGATCCACCCGGCTGACGCGGACAACCACGCCCTGCTGCTGCACCGGCTCTCGCTCGCCTTCGAGGCCGGGGTGCTCACGCTCGCCGACACGCACGGACCGGTGCTGTGGAGCCCGCGCATGCACAGCGAACGTGACGACACCGGACGCCTGATCATGGAAGGCCCCGGCACCGAGCGGCTGGAAGTGCCCGGAACCGAACCTCTCGGAGAGGGCACCGGGCCCACCTTCCGGCACGTCTTCGACACGGTCTGGCCGGACGCCGTTCGTACGGCATTGGGCGAACTGCGCGCCGACATCGCCGACAAGGGCCGGTCGACAGCGGCGGGCCAGTGGGCGCTGACCGTCACCGGCATCTGGCACGACCTCACCGCCCGGCTCGGACAGCCGGAGCTCATCCATCCGCCGACGCCCGAGCCCATGGACCTCCCGAAGTTGTTCACGGCTGAGACCGCGCAGGAAGGACACCACACATGA
- a CDS encoding saccharopine dehydrogenase NADP-binding domain-containing protein produces MTGPVAVLGATGLVGRAAVRMLRSSGIADLRVGARDVRRLHDVAKGAESVQVDAGDPASVARFCAGARLVLNCAGPSYLLLDRVGRAALAAGAHYVDVSGDGPAYHLLAGSGPVVGSLGSRTAVLSAGMLPGLANLVPHFLVGGRLAGAALVVYAGGIERFSRASAGDLVLSVDGADGAEQGAHWYGEALAAWRDGRRVTGALPVVQDTEIPYFPGRVTTMPFLTADSVRLARSTGLASLDWYNVFTGTQLRLSLGRLRGRVSREPAALATAIEEVTAAGEVDRAGQDPYYLMAFTVVTGPTARTAVLRTPSSFRLTAATAVLAVRAVLDGAVPPGLHFADEVLHPESTLRGVRELGALPVLDVHDHDPETRPIEEGML; encoded by the coding sequence GTGACCGGCCCCGTCGCGGTGCTCGGCGCCACTGGGCTCGTCGGGCGGGCGGCTGTGCGGATGCTGCGGTCCAGCGGGATCGCAGACTTGCGCGTCGGCGCTCGTGACGTACGACGGTTGCACGACGTGGCCAAGGGCGCCGAGTCGGTTCAGGTGGACGCCGGTGACCCCGCGTCCGTGGCCCGGTTCTGCGCGGGCGCCCGTCTGGTGCTCAACTGCGCGGGCCCCTCCTATCTGTTGCTGGACAGGGTGGGCAGGGCCGCACTCGCCGCGGGCGCCCACTACGTCGACGTGTCGGGGGACGGCCCCGCGTATCACCTGCTCGCGGGCTCCGGCCCGGTGGTGGGCTCCTTGGGCTCCCGCACGGCGGTGCTCTCGGCAGGCATGCTGCCGGGGCTGGCCAACCTGGTGCCGCACTTCCTCGTCGGTGGCCGGCTCGCCGGTGCGGCACTGGTGGTGTACGCCGGCGGCATCGAGCGGTTCAGCCGCGCCTCAGCCGGTGACCTCGTGCTCTCCGTGGACGGCGCGGACGGGGCGGAGCAGGGCGCGCACTGGTACGGCGAGGCTCTTGCCGCCTGGCGGGACGGCCGCCGGGTCACCGGGGCACTGCCGGTGGTCCAGGACACCGAGATCCCGTACTTCCCGGGACGGGTCACGACGATGCCGTTCCTGACCGCCGACTCCGTCCGCCTGGCGCGCTCGACCGGACTGGCCTCGCTCGATTGGTACAACGTCTTCACCGGAACCCAGCTCCGGCTGAGCCTGGGTCGGCTGCGCGGACGCGTGTCCCGGGAACCGGCGGCACTGGCCACCGCCATCGAGGAGGTCACGGCGGCCGGCGAGGTCGACCGCGCGGGCCAGGACCCGTACTACCTCATGGCCTTCACCGTGGTCACCGGCCCCACCGCGCGGACCGCGGTCCTGCGCACCCCGAGCAGCTTCCGGTTGACCGCTGCCACAGCCGTACTCGCCGTACGGGCGGTGCTGGACGGCGCCGTACCGCCCGGCCTGCACTTCGCCGACGAGGTGCTCCACCCGGAATCCACCCTGCGTGGAGTGCGTGAGCTCGGTGCCCTGCCCGTACTTGACGTCCACGACCACGACCCGGAGACCCGACCCATCGAGGAAGGGATGCTGTGA